ccgcacatttacattttactCGGGTACATCTGTTATGTACATCGACGGTTAGTCcacccattcatcctcccttACAagactagctcaccgtcagagagactatccacagaacaagatgaacaactatcaacacagtcttcagtagtagaGTCAACAGtcacgtcagtagaaattagttcgtctatccactctccataaaattccaccgagtccataaCACAGTCCACTCATGACAGACTCCTCTACTCACTAggctcatagagtctccatcactcttccattAGTTCTAGCTATGGTATCTTAATCTGAGATTCCAGAAGCTTAACTAGGAGCCACTTCTTAGGCCTGCCACCCTGAAACCTGCACTTTATAAACCTACCAATGTGAATACCTAAAATGTAAtgtaaaactacattacTTAACATCATTCAATGTTCGAAGGGCGTCCTTGAGTACCCCGAGTTTGCGGTCAAAGGGGACTGTTCCACGTGCTTGCAGGGAACTAGCTGCCTCTAGATCATTTTCCAAACCTACTTGACATTCGTACGTCTTCCGCAATATCCTTGCCGTATCTCCGTGTGCTCTCAAACTTAGAGGAGTTGTAGATGTACTCGTTGTCCGATTAGTATCGACCCTTTTGGACTTTCTGGCGGATACATTACTCAGGGCAAAATCGCTCTCCGGTCCCTTGGCCTGTTTTGGAGAAACCTTGAACCCATCAAAGTTTTTTCCATATGCTTCCATGGGACCCCCTCCATGAGGTCCAAGATATCGGTCGGTCACGGGTACCTTTGCATTCACAAATTCCTCCGGTGCAATTTTACTGTTTGTCGCCCTTGTATTTTTAGAGGCTGTATGCACGAACAAGAGCGCAGATTTGAATTGCCTCGTAAGCGAGTCCACCCGTTTGAGATACAAGGCATCTCTCTTTAGTATTGGATTGTAGCGCCTATCCATTTAGCCAAACATTTTCGAAAATGCTCTCTTTTGCTTCTGCAACTGGAGCTTGATCTTTTTGTCAACACGATCACGGATCTGCAGATTTAGTGTGTGAATGAGTACATGGGATGTAAGCACATGAATAAAGCGAGTGTAAGGTCTCTAGCAGGAATGAATGTCTATAGTTGTAAAGATCTATGATCATTCCTTAAGACACTCTTTTGTTGACTCATGATCCTACTCTTTTTCTTATGTACACTACTGATTCAAGCTCCTCCCTCTTGTACAGTACAAAGATGACCAGTGAATCTAATGTACCACTAAGAGTCTAGAGTAGCATTAATGTGGAGGATCGAGTACCCTGTTTAGCTATACTACCAGTAACACTCCCCTTTACACTTTAAATTGTAAAAACCAACATTTCATCCCGTTTCTGGGcattaaacttacatttTTCAGGTCTGTATTGTCTGGGTGTGCCGTTAGTCCAAATTCAGCGTCTCCGATGGCCTTTTCGAGTTCATTAAGCTTCTCGTATGCCAGGGCCCTTCTAAAAAGTGCCTTTGGATGATTTGGTCTGTTGTTTGTGTAGATGATGATAGAGTGGATGGGGGATGTGTGTACGGCGCTTACCGAATGTCGAGTGCCACTGAACAGCAAGAGACGACTTTGTTGAGGCTTGTCTTGGTCTCCATCTTGAGGTAGCACTGCAGGTTAATGTTTGTTGTATGggtttcttctttttccGTCGGGGAGCTTCAGAGGAAGAAAACGTACCATGGCCAAATTCAAGTTTGTGGTCATTTTGAGCTCAGAGAGCGTCGTTTGTTCTTCTTCAGTTACATTGCTGACCTTTGAACAGTACTGAATGGCCCTGATGTAATGCTGTGCAGCCAGTTCTACGTTTCCGGCGGATACGAGGACGTTGCCTTCTTCCTTGTTCTTGTTGGCTCTCTTGATGCAGACGCTATTTGGGAGCGTCACATCCATGTTGACCTCTGGCATGCTGGAGCTCTCTGTGGCCTCTTCCTGATGTTGTctttccttttcctccttGAGTTTGATGTACTCTGGGAACTCCTGTTCGACTTTGGCTTTGCACTCCTCCAGTTTTTTACTGCAGGTCTGCCAGTCGATCGTCTTGTCCATTATGGCTTCACTTGCAAAGTTCTCCAGGTCATACAGGAGAGGCTCCGCCTTTTCAAGGTCCAAAACGCCCTTGTAGTCCTCCTGAGCATCGTTTTTCGTCTTGATAATGTAGTTGTCAATTTCGTTTAGTAGCGACTGTTTCTGTAGTTCTGCGTCCTCTATTGACTTTAGCAGAGCTTCTCTGTCCAAAAACCGGCGATACTCATCTGGAAGTGGAGATTCCATCGAGGGGAGAGTCCCGGAAAGAGCGAGCTTGGTGGCGCCATATGCAACGGCTGAAGTTGTGTCCATTGACGTCCTCAAGGGCCTTGTAAAGCCACGCTTCCCCAGCGCCTTTTCAGCTACCGCCTTTACAAACGGGATCCTGGAACCTCCTCCCAGCACCTCCATCCCAAGCAAATCATCCAAAGACTCCGGCAGCACCGACTCTATCATGGCTTGCAGCTTTTCCtaaatgaatggaatgtaTGTCTGTAGCGTGAAGGGGgtctctagaagaagaATGCATAAGTAGTGATGAGACTATATCTCCATAAGTGAAGGACTGGCAACCATAATGTATATCATTAAGGGAGTAATGGTGATAAACTGGAAAATAAGAGACccaaaaacaaacctgaaTATGAGCGGTGAGTTCCTCCAACTTTGTTCTCGCGAGAGTTGTTGTAAAATCCTCGTCATCTGCCAAAATACGCTCAACGTCAATCTTGACATCATTGAGTACGCTAAGTTCCTTTAGTGCCTTTGTACTCgatttgaaaatgtaaaatgaGTGTCTAGATGGGATTTTAATACTTTCCCCTGTAAGTTCACAAATGTGATCCCCAATGGTTTCGATTATCTGAAAAGATATCATCGATATGCAAATACGTTTTAATGCAGAATGGACATGAGTAGAGTACCTGGTAAGTTCCAATCTCATCTGATGCTTTCTCGGATAGAATCTTGTGCTCAAATTGTCCGTCAGATTCAGATATTTCGGCAACAAAAAATGTAGAGTGGACAAAGCCAACGTCCAAAAATGCGACTTTCATGGTACTCTTTTGATTTTTACCAGTAAAGTCTACAAAAACCTCTGGAAGATGAGAGTCACACCATCTCTTTAAAAGACATTCAGACTCTTTGACCAACAAGATTGATCCAAGACCTAAATATTTAATGTTTTGGTGTATAAGGtaaattttggagatgtTTGTAATGTCGTTAGGTAGATGAGACGTTATTACTTTGCGAAATATTGTGGTTATAGCCTGATTATAATTTCCTATAGTATCCATCCATGatagtactccattataccaactactcagtatagATTCCTTATGggtatccatccatagagacttaaatctgtctaacccaaggatctcctttatagcgattataaagtttccatcctgcaaaacaagtccagtaagagaaccagaAACTACAGTGGCAGAGCCCCCGAAAATTACTTCCCAATCAGAAGAGTTAGTTTGAGAAGTTTCAGGAACACCTTGTTTATCAGCAGAAGGTTCAGAAGCAGGTTTAACTTCAGGAGGAGCATCAGGAACTCCTCTACTAAATTGATTATCGGCTGAGAGAGATTGGAGATCAGATTGTTGATGATTATCTACAGGAGATTGATCATTACCATTTTGTGGTTGAGACAACCCAGAGTTAGAATTTTCTTGGAGTTGAGGAGTAGCAGCTTCCTGAGCGAGATCATTAGGTTCAGGAGTATCTTTGGGAGTAGGAAGAAGAACAGGAGGTCTGGTAGGAGGTTCACCAGCTTCTCCTTTATCATGATTTTGACCACCAGTTTCACAAGCAGGTCCTCTGGGTCCAAGAGAGGATCTAGGTTGTGCTCTATCACCCTTAGGCCCTATAAGAACAGAAAAAAGATCGCTAACAAAATCTAGTACTCTATGCACCCCTTCAGATCTATGTCCCAATTcttttttattcttttcatcagcaagagtaggattagGGCCTTTAGGTTGGGTATCAACTTCTTCAGAGTCTTTAATTTTCGCTTTGCCATGAGCAGTACCAGCACCTTGTTCTAGTTCACCACCAGGTCCTTGAGGTCCAGGAAGAGCTCCAGTGTCTTTTAGAGATGAGGATTGGGAAGTGGTATTTTCAGTGCATTTTTGCAAATCTTTATATCCAGGAAACTCATTTAGTACAGTCACAAGCTTGTTATATTCGTCACCACATTTTTTTATGTTATCTGGTGTTTGGTCTGGGAGTTCACTAGTGAGATTATTCCATAGTTGACTATCACCAGGAGTTCTTTTGTACCACCCCTTAACATTGAGTTGTCCATCATAGTCCAGATATATTAGTGCAGGATTTCCTCCACAGTATAATGCGTAGATTTTTACCGAATCCTTTATGGGAAAGGTAAGGTCACCAagttttattctcttcctatCAGCATTAGTATTACTATTTTCGTAATATTTAATACCGGAAAGTGTAGTTCCGTAATTGGTTTGATGTCTGTAGCAGTCCATCGTTCTATCATTTACTTGGATGATCTTTTTCTCAACAGAAATTTTCTGCATATCGTCACTATGGTAACGGCAACAATATCTATTCTTATGGCTGGCATCTTGAACAGAATTCCTAAAagatatatccatagtAACACCTATACCTATGGAACATGCTATCTCATCAAGTTCAGTTGTAAGCTTCTCAGTAGGCTGGTTTCCAGTTTCATTGTAGAATCCAGCAGTTACATTAACTGTTCCCCAATCAGTTCCACTTGTATTATTACTCTCAAACCACTTTGACTCTCCATTACCTTTTGGTATAAACTGGAGCATGAGAGGAATCTCTGGAGGACCTGGATTTCCTGGGTAAGAATACACTCTAATTCTTGAGACTGTATAATCTTTTGGAAGAGTGATTCCGGTAGTATCTCTTCCATCATAAGTTACTCTGGAAATTTGGGTGTATCCCCCGCTAACATTGTATTCTTGAACGGTGTAATCACTGTTTGGAGGAGAAGATGTAGATGTAGAACGTGTGATCTTTTTATAATTCTTTAGACAGCTAGATTTGTTGGAAATAGAAAGGAACTGATCTGGATTTGTAGGATTATTTAGATTAACTGGAATTGCACCATTGAAACTACAATTTTGATCGTCAAGTGCTTGTACTTCACTCATACCAGATACCCAAGTAGGGGTCCAAATGTGACTATATCCACTATTGCCCTTGCTATAGTACTTTGGTTGATCACTACCATCCTGCCAACTACTCTTTTTAATTCCAACTAGGATCGGTAAGTTATCATTCCCAGTCCAGAAGTAGACGAAAAAACCTTGAACCTTCCTATGAGTCATGGTTCCTATCTGACTTCCACCAATGAGTGCAGTACTTACTGTAAACTCGCCATCACCTGGAGGTGTATGAGAATATTTCAGGAATACATTAGGGAGATCATTACTAACTACCTTCTTAACAAGTATTGGAGTGTTACCATAAAAGTATACTGTCTCATTCTTTCCAGGAGATGGAACCTTAGTAACGTCCAATTGGACTGTACCAGGAGCGCTGCATGGTGTTACGCCTAAGCTCTTGGTAAGTTCTGTGAACTGCACCCTAACCTCTTTATTAGCTTTATCTGGCGTCGTATTTCTAAAGTTGGAATCACTAGTAATTTCCTTCCAGCTACTACCATTTGTCCTCTGAAACCACCTGTTATTAGTCTGTCCCTGCTTGGAAGCTACGTGGAACAGGAAGGGCTTGTTATGATCACATGTTGGCATAAATACTGTAATCCTAGTCGCTTTAAAGGGGAAATTTAGTCCAGCAACATTTTGTTGATTATTTCCAATGTTAAATCCACCTATAGTTAGTTCAGTTCCTGAGTTTGGGGTATGCTCAAATGTGACATACTTAGGGAAGTGGAATGTATCAGGATTGAGTTTAACTCTTATCCTATTCTTATACCCTGGATCATGGTTATGATGACAATATACCTCATATTTATCTTTGGAGAGATTTATTTCAACAATATTCTGTAGTCTACAGGCAAGCTCATCTAGCTTATTCTTGAACTGGGGATTAGCAAGATCCGTGTCACTGTTAGGAAATCCACTATGGTTATAAATCTTCCTCCATGTCAGGttatctccattagtaccagtattttcataccaTTCATAAGTCCCCCCTTTAGTACTCTTGACACCAATAAGTAGAGGagtttttataaaaagtCCACCGATGCCATAGTTGTGGTAGTAAGTAGTTACTACTTCTAGTCTATGGTATTTCTCCTTAAGTTTTTTTGGTTCTTTATTATCTTGTATTTGGAGATCGTGTAAGCCATACTTAATACCACCTATCCATACGAATAGCTTCTCATGAGTGCAATATCCGTAATTTCCTGCTCCTGTAACTGACTCTGTCTTAGCACTGATAAAGCCTGCATTCCCAGAGCATCTGCATGATACATTACAATTGTTTTTTATATCTACGTCTTTTGAAGCCATTCATTCTGGACTTTATCTTAAACCTCTTTCAAgactctgagatccataAGAgtctcctatctactcctcatccatgcattcattctccctcacaactagctcaccggATTACCGTATGGAACATTCCACTGCCAATGTACACCCTCTAGACATCTTTCAGATATTTCGTACTCTAAACCacaatattttcattctccataATCATTAAAAACCCATCTACCTAACACCTACACATTCTCATAAACTAACCCGTTAGTGAAAGCGAATTATAAATTCCCTTTTTAGTCTCTTCACTCAAATAAATTGGTAGACTAAGGGCAACTCTAAACTTGTTATTTCCATCTGAAGTGGAAACTTCACATTCCTTCCTCACAGTATCCAAGACTTTGTCTACGAAAAAGGAAAGGATTTCAGCTGGGTAGACTTGGTAAGGAGCATCGTCAAAGGTTACACTAAATGCACCGTTATTCTTGTCAAATGTTGAGCCAAATAGATACTTTTTGGTCTTTATATATTCTCCAAGGGAATCTTTGTCTAAACCAGAAATGTAAAGTGGAAGAGGAACGCTGTTTTTAAAGAGACTCGCAGCCCTTGCCTCTGCTTCTTCCCCGTAAATTCTGAATGGGTATGTATAAGTGTACGGACGTGTAATAGTGTAGGAGTATGAGGAAACATCAGGCATTAGCAAGTGTAATGGAGTGGTGAAGTGACCCTTGTGCCGCAAATGTGTGATGTTTTGGAGCCTCCACATGCATTTTGGATTCTAAAGGGGTGTATTGACCTCCTCCAGTAACAGAAATGGAGCAGAGTTCACTATAGTCACTACCATTCCATTACACTTGCCAATGCCGTCACtctcatccattcatccaGACTCACCTTAATCTCTTGTCAAAGGAAACGAGTGCCGGAGTTTGTCTATTTGAAACTCTGTTCACATGTAAATTCACTCTGTCCTGACCGCTTTTTGCTACGCAGAGTCTGCAGGAATCTCCGCCGGCATCTATGCCAACTGTGGCAACAAATTCGGCACTTTCGGCCATCTTCCTTGTTTAATCAAACGAATGGAAACGTGCAAATCCTCTATGTGAGCTTTCTAGAGCCCCTTTGTCACTCTGAATCGTCAAAAATGAGACGGTAAACCCCGAAGAATGTCCAACGTGGTCCAAAAACCTACGATTTTTCGTTCAACTATCAAACTCTTTGCTCTTTTTGCCTAAAACGAAAGATTCTCGCCTTTCTTCCGGCTATATCCGTCCATAAAACCGCGAAAAACTCCGTACTTTGGCCTTCCGTCTGGTTGTTATCGAGCGACGTCTAAACACCGGAATTCCAAGTTAAATTTTGGTTAGCCAAATTATGTTGTAATTTTATCGCTACTTTAATCTTTTTGTGCCACTACTTTGAGGGAAAGGCCACAAACGCCCGTATGGTGCCAGGCGCACGTTACTTTTCGTCTTTTTATCTCCTTCACAGTTATTTTTTCTTGTGCTCATGAGTTTTTGTTTATTAccatccattcattttgCGGTTCAGTCTGGAATTTTGGCCACCCAGCGGGTCTCGCGAGTTAACGATCAAACTGCAGAATAAATAGGAGCTGTACAGGCTGCCAAACGACCGGATGCATAAACAAGAGAGAATAACATCTACAAGGAGCCCAAAGAACTAGGGAGTAGCTGGATCACTTTCGGAATTTTAGTCAACCCCGAATAATTGGTCCTATAATGACTTCTCTATCTATAATTGACGTGGACGAGCTGGTGTTTGAGCATCGGACGATCCTTGTCAATTACCTGGGTACAATCGCCAATGCCATTGATGATATTCTTATATCGCCATGGAGCACTGCAAATGATTCGGTGGATACAGAAGATGCATCTCCTAAAGAAATTCAACCAATGGATAGAATAGCCAAATCAGACTCTCACATGTTGAGGGAGGCCATCAAGATGGTTCTGAAATCTTCGTCCTCACCCTCTCAATCGATGCCCCTGCTTACACCGGAAATTGTCAAGGAAACGCTTTGCATTCTCACAGATGTGCTTGAAAAGTACGACCTTGTCCACGCCCATAGGCTGCAGACACTCTCTGACGTGTACAATGGAGCAAAACTCTATGCCTTGCGCGCAGGAAACGGGGTTGCCTACAAGGAAAAGGTGCACGAGTGGGATAATTCCAGAAATGGAATGCTTTGTTGTCACTTGCAAGATGTCCTTTTGTTAGGATGGCTTTGGGTCTCGTTGGAGAAACTTTGTAGCGGCAATCAGGTAGATTTTGAATACTTTTTCGGTGTTTCAGATGAGAATAATGACGGTGAAACTGTTGTACTTGTCACAATGTTCAAAGAGGCCGTTGATGCGTTTATAAAATCTGGAGGTAAGTCTGTCATGCATGATGCGCAAGTGAGTATCCACTGAAGAGGTTATCATTATATGCTCAATCTTGAGGTATCCATTCTGTTCcgtggatagtctctctgacgatgagctagttgtgagggaggatgaatggatgaggagtagcTAAGGTACcggtctgctccctttggtcgcattgagactactcatggatctcagagttttgaaagagcatGCTTTCtaatcatggaggatgactCAGAAATGGCTCAAATTAGAACTAGATAAATTGTGTGGTGGTTCAGAATGTAGATGTGATAAAAAACCACATAATCTTGGTATTACTGTCACTAAGGAAACTAACAATCCTGCAAGAGGTTATGATAAGCACATTCATAAGTCAAAGAAAGGTACATTTACTCTTAGAAGTGTTTggaataatggagaattGATTTTTAATAAAGGTCTGGAAAAAATTCCCAGCGTTACAGAAGTCTCTGTTTACTATGGTGGACCGGACTTAGATATACCATTTGTCATAGAAATCGATAAGAGTGAAGGAAAACAATACTCCTACAATGAAAACCCTAAAGCTGGATTGGGAAATACGGTATGGACTCAAAAGGATGACCTAAGTAAACCCGAAAGGCTTAAGGAGAAACTAGAGGAACTAAGCTGCAGATCTACCGGAGCACTTATTTTAGATATCTACAAAAATACATCTAGACAATATCATTGCCGAGTTAGTGTTCGTCCAAGTAGAAAGATATATGATGGTGATATATACGAATTTATCCAGAAGCCACATGGCGGGAGATTTGACATACAATCCGTCAGATATAATGGCAAGGACATAGAAATACCTATTCCTCCAGATGGTGTTCTAGAAATATCCACATTTTACTGGAAACATCATCTAGGAAAACCACTAGTGGTCAAGGTTTTAGATACTAGAAATCAGCCCACATATTATTTCAATGATGGCAGAGTTGGTTTGCAATGGGATAAAAGAgataaagacaaaattgGTGAATTGAATAACGCCATAGTGGAGCATAACTGTACACGTAATAGAACGACCACAATTGATATATCCAATAGATCTCATGATAAAAAATACTGTTGTACTAAAGATTGTGAGAAtaagaggataaaggtTACAACACAATCATCAGATGTATATAAAGGATTTTCCATATACGAACATGCTTCAGATGATAAACTCCCATTCACTATTGGTAGAATTGTGAAAGGTGGCGAGAAGCAAAAGGGCATTATGTTTCCTATTAGAAGTGCTTATAAGGTTACTGCTTACTATGCCACAAGCTGTAAGGAGCAACCTATttttctggaaattttgtatGCTAAGGATGGATATAAAGACTATCAGTGGTATCAAAGGATCACCCAGAATGGTTGGGATTTGCTTGAGATTCCTGAGACTGAAGACCAAATTAACAATGATTTGAGAGAGAACTTTCGCAAGGTAGCTAAATTACTCAGTGATAACAAATGTAACCCAGATAAACTTCCTAATGATAATACAAAAATTTTCAGAGAATACCCAGAACCAAAAAGTCAATTAGTTTCTCCAGATAAAGTCTTTGAGTATCTAGAGGGAGAGGTCAAAAGGGACAAATTTATACCTCCACTGGGActtaaagaagaaataGAAGAAGACCGGGCTAGGGAACAAGCTAGCCTTGAGAAAACGCAATATACTCCTACTCTTGAGACATTGGATCAACTTCATGATGATCCTAATAAGATCCATATAACTCCTGCTAAAGTTATACCAAAGATAGTGAAAGTTGTAAAAGAAGTTCAACAGACACTAAGTATAGTTTTCCCTTCATCTGATGTTATAATAAACA
This region of Theileria equi strain WA chromosome 1, complete sequence genomic DNA includes:
- a CDS encoding hypothetical protein (encoded by transcript BEWA_028430A), whose product is MDRRYNPILKRDALYLKRVDSLTRQFKSALLFVHTASKNTRATNSKIAPEEFVNAKVPVTDRYLGPHGGGPMEAYGKNFDGFKVSPKQAKGPESDFALSNVSARKSKRVDTNRTTSTSTTPLSLRAHGDTARILRKTYECQVGLENDLEAASSLQARGTVPFDRKLGVLKDALRTLNDVK
- a CDS encoding hypothetical protein (encoded by transcript BEWA_028440A), whose protein sequence is MASKDVDIKNNCNVSCRCSGNAGFISAKTESVTGAGNYGYCTHEKLFVWIGGIKYGLHDLQIQDNKEPKKLKEKYHRLEVVTTYYHNYGIGGLFIKTPLLIGVKSTKGGTYEWYENTGTNGDNLTWRKIYNHSGFPNSDTDLANPQFKNKLDELACRLQNIVEINLSKDKYEVYCHHNHDPGYKNRIRVKLNPDTFHFPKYVTFEHTPNSGTELTIGGFNIGNNQQNVAGLNFPFKATRITVFMPTCDHNKPFLFHVASKQGQTNNRWFQRTNGSSWKEITSDSNFRNTTPDKANKEVRVQFTELTKSLGVTPCSAPGTVQLDVTKVPSPGKNETVYFYGNTPILVKKVVSNDLPNVFLKYSHTPPGDGEFTVSTALIGGSQIGTMTHRKVQGFFVYFWTGNDNLPILVGIKKSSWQDGSDQPKYYSKGNSGYSHIWTPTWVSGMSEVQALDDQNCSFNGAIPVNLNNPTNPDQFLSISNKSSCLKNYKKITRSTSTSSPPNSDYTVQEYNVSGGYTQISRVTYDGRDTTGITLPKDYTVSRIRVYSYPGNPGPPEIPLMLQFIPKGNGESKWFESNNTSGTDWGTVNVTAGFYNETGNQPTEKLTTELDEIACSIGIGVTMDISFRNSVQDASHKNRYCCRYHSDDMQKISVEKKIIQVNDRTMDCYRHQTNYGTTLSGIKYYENSNTNADRKRIKLGDLTFPIKDSVKIYALYCGGNPALIYLDYDGQLNVKGWYKRTPGDSQLWNNLTSELPDQTPDNIKKCGDEYNKLVTVLNEFPGYKDLQKCTENTTSQSSSLKDTGALPGPQGPGGELEQGAGTAHGKAKIKDSEEVDTQPKGPNPTLADEKNKKELGHRSEGVHRVLDFVSDLFSVLIGPKGDRAQPRSSLGPRGPACETGGQNHDKGEAGEPPTRPPVLLPTPKDTPEPNDLAQEAATPQLQENSNSGLSQPQNGNDQSPVDNHQQSDLQSLSADNQFSRGVPDAPPEVKPASEPSADKQGVPETSQTNSSDWEVIFGGSATVVSGSLTGLVLQDGNFIIAIKEILGWYNGVLSWMDTIGNYNQAITTIFRKVITSHLPNDITNISKIYLIHQNIKYLGLGSILLVKESECLLKRWCDSHLPEVFVDFTGKNQKSTMKVAFLDVGFVHSTFFVAEISESDGQFEHKILSEKASDEIGTYQIIETIGDHICELTGESIKIPSRHSFYIFKSSTKALKELSVLNDVKIDVERILADDEDFTTTLARTKLEELTAHIQEKLQAMIESVLPESLDDLLGMEVLGGGSRIPFVKAVAEKALGKRGFTRPLRTSMDTTSAVAYGATKLALSGTLPSMESPLPDEYRRFLDREALLKSIEDAELQKQSLLNEIDNYIIKTKNDAQEDYKGVLDLEKAEPLLYDLENFASEAIMDKTIDWQTCSKKLEECKAKVEQEFPEYIKLKEEKERQHQEEATESSSMPEVNMDVTLPNSVCIKRANKNKEEGNVLVSAGNVELAAQHYIRAIQYCSKVSNVTEEEQTTLSELKMTTNLNLAMCYLKMETKTSLNKVVSCCSVALDIRPNHPKALFRRALAYEKLNELEKAIGDAEFGLTAHPDNTDLKNTLSGTLDSLVIFVLYKREELESVVYIRKRVGS
- a CDS encoding hypothetical protein (encoded by transcript BEWA_028450A), yielding MAESAEFVATVGIDAGGDSCRLCVAKSGQDRVNLHVNRVSNRQTPALVSFDKRLRIYGEEAEARAASLFKNSVPLPLYISGLDKDSLGEYIKTKKYLFGSTFDKNNGAFSVTFDDAPYQVYPAEILSFFVDKVLDTVRKECEVSTSDGNNKFRVALSLPIYLSEETKKGIYNSLSLTG
- a CDS encoding hypothetical protein (encoded by transcript BEWA_028460A); this translates as MTSLSIIDVDELVFEHRTILVNYLGTIANAIDDILISPWSTANDSVDTEDASPKEIQPMDRIAKSDSHMLREAIKMVLKSSSSPSQSMPLLTPEIVKETLCILTDVLEKYDLVHAHRLQTLSDVYNGAKLYALRAGNGVAYKEKVHEWDNSRNGMLCCHLQDVLLLGWLWVSLEKLCSGNQVDFEYFFGVSDENNDGETVVLVTMFKEAVDAFIKSGGKSVMHDAQVSIH